One Rosa chinensis cultivar Old Blush chromosome 5, RchiOBHm-V2, whole genome shotgun sequence genomic region harbors:
- the LOC112202589 gene encoding putative disease resistance protein At3g14460 isoform X2: MAVGEVFLAAFLQVLFDRLASREFLKFARQKGIGGKLEKWSETLSAIRAVLYDAEEKQLISMSVKEWLDDLKDLAYDVEDILDRFSTDMLRFKAKEQNLAGTSKVRGLFLKVKCNFNMNSEMEKISERLQEISQRKNMLGLNNSGAGSSAASQRRTSSCLLDGPVVGRYEDKRKIVALLSRDEPSTVNFHVVAIVGMPGVGKTTLAKSVFKDNNIALEQFDLKVWVSVSDDFDLVRVTKAILESVTSVYCDFKEFNKVQDNLSKELASKKFLIVLDDVWNTCDHDQWTTLQSPFHVGAPGSKIIVTTRDEKVARMTRPIEIHCLKYMSDDDCWEVFQQHAFMNVNSGRPQGFEFFRESIVIKCGGLPLAARTLGGLLGCEDIDEWKKILNNRLWSLSNKSHIHQVLKLSYHYLPSYLKRCFAYCSILPNDYEFGEKQLTLLWMAEGLLQQQEEHETLEDLGGHYFGQLLSRSLFQKSSRNSSLYVMHHLVGDLARWAAGEICLRLEDKDGRCSRKTRHSSYIPGQYDGVNKFEAFSEARRLRTFLPLSEDFCNHVTCKVTLDLLPRLEYLRVLSLNGYQITELPNSIGNLKHLRYLDVSHTLIMRLPESTSTLCNLQTLILESCSRLKTLPTKMRYLSNLRHLNNLNVPSLEGMPPQLSQLSNLQTLPNFVVGKGSDSRVREIGPLSLLRGTLCLSRLENVNDVEDARRSDLICKEGIDALQLEWNDKGENESIVLDMLKPHKKMKEVIIKGYGGLQFSAWIGDPLFSYVMHVRLENCNNCRFLPPLGRLPSLQILCIRNMSGVEKVGLEFCGEGSLSFPLLETLVFEDMQNWNEWFPCQGYQGLEVFPSLKILSVKRCPKLKGELPHKLDLLTKLEIHECNELVVSIANYKQLCELNVRDCKGVVYKSVHHFELLKSIYLSDFSVLRFQTGGFMTGLTKVEQLMIANGDELSSEWQNEGRLLQHLISLRSLFIERNSHLLQLHCLTSLQMLHIYRCPSLVSIPESCLPASLKDIEIERCGSLTCFARYKIPPSLRTIEIKHCQCLKYLVEEEQVEGCSSASSSLEYLSISNCPSLISLSSRGGLPKALKHLYIRDCEQLETISEGFYDDTCLEELHIGRCANLKFLPEGLCLLANLRRLIVFVCGSLVSFPRGGLPTRPSNLTFLVISDCQRWKAFPKGMINLNSLQELVIGSCEGLASILEEGFPPNLTSLILLNPRNCKPLTDWGLHLHRLTSLTELCIQGVDQDLVSFPPEEMLLPTSLIKLTIGFFPNLRRISSQGLQVLTSLESLRIDDCPKLASIPEDLPSSLTQLYIYDDCPLLRKRYQPDIPRYWAKISHIPYIEIGDYKP, from the coding sequence ATGGCAGTGGGAGAGGTCTTTCTTGCTGCGTTCCTTCAGGTGCTATTCGACAGGTTAGCCTCTCGTGAGTTCCTCAAATTTGCACGGCAGAAGGGCATTGGCGGGAAGCTTGAAAAATGGAGTGAAACACTGTCTGCAATTCGAGCAGTGTTGTATGACGCCGAGGAGAAGCAACTCATAAGCATGTCAGTGAAAGAGTGGCTGGATGATCTCAAAGACTTGGCTTATGATGTGGAGGACATCTTGGACAGGTTTTCCACTGACATGTTACGATTCAAGGCCAAGGAGCAAAATCTGGCTGGCACAAGCAAGGTACGAGGCCTCTTTCTTAAAGTTAAATGCAACTTCAATATGAACTCTGAAATGGAAAAGATTTCTGAACGATTGCAAGAAATATCTCAACGAAAAAACATGCTCGGTTTGAATAATAGCGGAGCTGGATCTAGTGCGGCATCCCAAAGGCGAACAAGCTCATGCTTGCTTGATGGACCTGTGGTTGGAAGGTATGAAGACAAAAGGAAGATTGTGGCTTTGTTGTCAAGAGATGAACCTAGTACTGTCAATTTCCATGTAGTTGCAATTGTTGGCATGCCTGGAGTTGGGAAGACTACACTTGCTAAATCAGTATTCAAGGACAACAATATTGCCCTGGAACAGTTCGATCTTAAGGTATGGGTATCAGTGTCTGATGATTTTGACCTTGTTAGAGTAACAAAAGCCATTCTTGAATCGGTCACGTCTGTGTATTGTGACTTCAAGGAATTCAATAAAGTTCAAGATAACTTGAGCAAGGAGTTAGCAAGTAAAAAGTTTCTAATTGTTTTGGATGATGTTTGGAATACCTGCGACCATGATCAATGGACAACCCTACAGTCTCCCTTTCATGTCGGAGCACCAGGAAGTAAGATAATTGTAACGACTCGTGATGAAAAAGTTGCAAGAATGACGAGACCCATTGAGATCCACTGTTTGAAGTATATGTCAGATGATGATTGTTGGGAAGTCTTTCAGCAGCATGCATTCATGAATGTCAACAGTGGGAGACCACaaggttttgaattttttcgagaGAGTATTGTTATAAAATGTGGCGGATTGCCCTTGGCTGCAAGGACTCTCGGTGGTCTTTTAGGTTGTGAAGACATAGATGAGTGGAAAAAAATATTGAACAATAGATTATGGAGTCTATCAAATAAGAGTCACATTCACCAAGTGTTGAAATTGAGCTATCACTATCTTCCTTCATATTTGAAAAGGTGCTTTGCATATTGCTCAATACTCCCAAACGACTATGAATTTGGGGAGAAGCAATTGACACTTCTTTGGATGGCAGAGGGTTTACttcaacaacaagaagaacatgAAACATTAGAAGACTTGGGTGGTCACTATTTTGGACAGCTATTATCTAGGTCATTATTTCAAAAATCAAGCAGAAACAGTTCATTATATGTTATGCATCACCTTGTTGGTGATCTGGCTCGGTGGGCTGCGGGAGAAATTTGTCTCAGGTTGGAGGATAAAGATGGTAGATGTTCTCGAAAGACACGTCATTCGTCATACATTCCCGGTCAGTATGATGGGGTTAACAAATTTGAGGCATTCTCTGAAGCCAGACGTTTGCGTACTTTTCTACCATTGTCAGAAGACTTTTGTAACCATGTGACTTGTAAGGTTACTCTTGATTTACTGCCAAGATTGGAATACTTACGGGTACTCTCTTTGAATGGCTATCAAATAACTGAGTTGCCGAATTCAATTGGTAACTTGAAGCATCTACGGTACCTTGATGTTTCTCATACATTAATAATGAGATTGCCTGAATCAACAAGCACCCTTTGCAACTTACAGACATTAATATTAGAAAGTTGTTCTAGACTGAAGACACTGCCTACAAAGATGCGATATTTATCAAATCTACGCcatctcaacaatttaaatgtgcCTTCATTGGAAGGAATGCCCCCACAGCTAAGTCAACTGAGCAATCTGCAAACGTTGCCGAATTTCGTGGTGGGCAAAGGTAGTGACTCAAGGGTAAGAGAGATAGGGCCCCTGTCTCTTCTTCGAGGGACATTGTGCCTCTCAAGATTGGAAAATGTCAATGATGTTGAGGATGCAAGGAGGAGTGACTTAATTTGCAAGGAAGGGATTGATGCATTGCAGCTGGAATGGAATGATAAAGGAGAAAATGAATCGATCGTGCTTGACATGTTAAAACCTCATAAAAAGATGAAAGAGGTCATCATCAAGGGTTATGGAGGTTTGCAATTTTCAGCATGGATTGGAGATCCTTTATTCTCTTATGTGATGCATGTGAGGTTAGAGAATTGTAACAATTGTCGATTCTTGCCACCACTTGGACGATTGCCTTCTCTCCAAATACTTTGTATTAGAAATATGTCTGGGGTGGAAAAAGTTGGCCTAGAGTTTTGTGGAGAGGGTAGCTTGTCTTTTCCATTATTGGAGACCCTTGTGTTTGAGGATATGCAAAACTGGAATGAGTGGTTTCCTTGCCAAGGATATCAAGGACTTGAAGTTTTCCCTTCCTTGAAAATACTTTCAGTGAAAAGATGTCCCAAATTAAAGGGTGAGTTACCTCACAAGCTTGATTTGTTAACAAAGCTTGAGATTCATGAATGTAATGAACTGGTGGTTTCAATTGCCAACTACAAACAGCTCTGTGAATTAAACGTGCGCGATTGCAAAGGGGTGGTGTATAAAAGTGTGCACCACTTTGAGTTACTGAAGTCTATTTATCTTTCAGATTTTTCAGTGCTGAGATTTCAAACTGGAGGATTCATGACCGGATTAACAAAGGTGGAACAATTGATGATAGCCAATGGTGATGAACTTTCATCTGAATGGCAGAATGAAGGTAGATTGCTGCAACACCTGATATCTCTTCGAAGTTTGTTCATTGAAAGAAACTCCCACCTTCTTCAATTGCATTGCCTGACTTCACTTCAAATGCTTCACATATATAGATGCCCAAGTCTAGTTTCCATTCCAGAGTCATGTTTGCCAGCTTCTCTTAAAGATATAGAGATTGAAAGGTGCGGTTCTCTGACGTGCTTTGCAAGATACAAAATACCCCCGAGTCTAAGAACAATAGAGATTAAACATTGCCAGTGTTTGAAATATTTGGTAGAGGAGGAGCAGGTGGAGGGTTGCTCCTCTGCTTCATCTTCTCTTGAGTACTTGAGCATATCTAACTGTCCATCTCTTATCTCCTTATCATCCAGAGGTGGATTACCAAAGGCACTTAAACACCTTTACATAAGGGATTGTGAACAACTGGAGACAATATCTGAAGGCTTCTATGATGACACTTGCCTCGAAGAACTTCATATTGGGCGTTGTGCAAATCTGAAATTCTTACCGGAGGGCCTATGTCTTCTTGCTAATCTTCGTAGGTTAATTGTTTTTGTCTGTGGAAGTCTTGTTTCCTTCCCAAGAGGAGGGTTGCCAACAAGGCCCTCCAACCTGACATTCCTTGTTATCTCTGATTGTCAAAGATGGAAAGCCTTCCCCAAAGGCATGATCAACCTCAACTCTCTCCAGGAGCTGGTGATTGGAAGCTGTGAAGGTTTGGCGTCCATTCTAGAGGAGGGTTTTCCCCCCAACCTAACATCACTTATCCTTTTGAATCCCAGAAATTGTAAGCCACTCACAGACTGGGGCTTGCACTTGCACAGACTCACCTCTCTTACAGAGTTATGCATCCAAGGTGTTGATCAAGACTTGGTTTCCTTTCCACCAGAGGAAATGCTGCTTCCTACATCTCTCATTAAACTTACCATTGGATTCTTCCCGAATCTGAGACGAATATCCAGCCAGGGCCTTCAGGTCCTCACCTCTCTTGAATCTCTTAGAATTGATGATTGCCCAAAGCTTGCATCCATTCCAGAGGACCTGCCCTCTTCACTCACACAACTTTACATCTATGATGACTGTCCTCTGCTTAGAAAGAGATATCAACCAGATATACCACGATACTGGGCCAAAATAAGTCACATTCCGTACATAGAGATTGGAGACTACAAACCCTAA
- the LOC112202589 gene encoding putative disease resistance protein At3g14460 isoform X1: MLSENNSILVLIALLVPLSSSLSLSQITTLIASFLKLTMAVGEVFLAAFLQVLFDRLASREFLKFARQKGIGGKLEKWSETLSAIRAVLYDAEEKQLISMSVKEWLDDLKDLAYDVEDILDRFSTDMLRFKAKEQNLAGTSKVRGLFLKVKCNFNMNSEMEKISERLQEISQRKNMLGLNNSGAGSSAASQRRTSSCLLDGPVVGRYEDKRKIVALLSRDEPSTVNFHVVAIVGMPGVGKTTLAKSVFKDNNIALEQFDLKVWVSVSDDFDLVRVTKAILESVTSVYCDFKEFNKVQDNLSKELASKKFLIVLDDVWNTCDHDQWTTLQSPFHVGAPGSKIIVTTRDEKVARMTRPIEIHCLKYMSDDDCWEVFQQHAFMNVNSGRPQGFEFFRESIVIKCGGLPLAARTLGGLLGCEDIDEWKKILNNRLWSLSNKSHIHQVLKLSYHYLPSYLKRCFAYCSILPNDYEFGEKQLTLLWMAEGLLQQQEEHETLEDLGGHYFGQLLSRSLFQKSSRNSSLYVMHHLVGDLARWAAGEICLRLEDKDGRCSRKTRHSSYIPGQYDGVNKFEAFSEARRLRTFLPLSEDFCNHVTCKVTLDLLPRLEYLRVLSLNGYQITELPNSIGNLKHLRYLDVSHTLIMRLPESTSTLCNLQTLILESCSRLKTLPTKMRYLSNLRHLNNLNVPSLEGMPPQLSQLSNLQTLPNFVVGKGSDSRVREIGPLSLLRGTLCLSRLENVNDVEDARRSDLICKEGIDALQLEWNDKGENESIVLDMLKPHKKMKEVIIKGYGGLQFSAWIGDPLFSYVMHVRLENCNNCRFLPPLGRLPSLQILCIRNMSGVEKVGLEFCGEGSLSFPLLETLVFEDMQNWNEWFPCQGYQGLEVFPSLKILSVKRCPKLKGELPHKLDLLTKLEIHECNELVVSIANYKQLCELNVRDCKGVVYKSVHHFELLKSIYLSDFSVLRFQTGGFMTGLTKVEQLMIANGDELSSEWQNEGRLLQHLISLRSLFIERNSHLLQLHCLTSLQMLHIYRCPSLVSIPESCLPASLKDIEIERCGSLTCFARYKIPPSLRTIEIKHCQCLKYLVEEEQVEGCSSASSSLEYLSISNCPSLISLSSRGGLPKALKHLYIRDCEQLETISEGFYDDTCLEELHIGRCANLKFLPEGLCLLANLRRLIVFVCGSLVSFPRGGLPTRPSNLTFLVISDCQRWKAFPKGMINLNSLQELVIGSCEGLASILEEGFPPNLTSLILLNPRNCKPLTDWGLHLHRLTSLTELCIQGVDQDLVSFPPEEMLLPTSLIKLTIGFFPNLRRISSQGLQVLTSLESLRIDDCPKLASIPEDLPSSLTQLYIYDDCPLLRKRYQPDIPRYWAKISHIPYIEIGDYKP, from the coding sequence ATGCTTTCAGAAAACAACTCTATACTAGTTTTGATTGCATTGCTTGTTCCTCTGTCATCTTCTTTGTCACTCTCACAAATCACAACTTTGATTGCTTCCTTCCTGAAACTAACTATGGCAGTGGGAGAGGTCTTTCTTGCTGCGTTCCTTCAGGTGCTATTCGACAGGTTAGCCTCTCGTGAGTTCCTCAAATTTGCACGGCAGAAGGGCATTGGCGGGAAGCTTGAAAAATGGAGTGAAACACTGTCTGCAATTCGAGCAGTGTTGTATGACGCCGAGGAGAAGCAACTCATAAGCATGTCAGTGAAAGAGTGGCTGGATGATCTCAAAGACTTGGCTTATGATGTGGAGGACATCTTGGACAGGTTTTCCACTGACATGTTACGATTCAAGGCCAAGGAGCAAAATCTGGCTGGCACAAGCAAGGTACGAGGCCTCTTTCTTAAAGTTAAATGCAACTTCAATATGAACTCTGAAATGGAAAAGATTTCTGAACGATTGCAAGAAATATCTCAACGAAAAAACATGCTCGGTTTGAATAATAGCGGAGCTGGATCTAGTGCGGCATCCCAAAGGCGAACAAGCTCATGCTTGCTTGATGGACCTGTGGTTGGAAGGTATGAAGACAAAAGGAAGATTGTGGCTTTGTTGTCAAGAGATGAACCTAGTACTGTCAATTTCCATGTAGTTGCAATTGTTGGCATGCCTGGAGTTGGGAAGACTACACTTGCTAAATCAGTATTCAAGGACAACAATATTGCCCTGGAACAGTTCGATCTTAAGGTATGGGTATCAGTGTCTGATGATTTTGACCTTGTTAGAGTAACAAAAGCCATTCTTGAATCGGTCACGTCTGTGTATTGTGACTTCAAGGAATTCAATAAAGTTCAAGATAACTTGAGCAAGGAGTTAGCAAGTAAAAAGTTTCTAATTGTTTTGGATGATGTTTGGAATACCTGCGACCATGATCAATGGACAACCCTACAGTCTCCCTTTCATGTCGGAGCACCAGGAAGTAAGATAATTGTAACGACTCGTGATGAAAAAGTTGCAAGAATGACGAGACCCATTGAGATCCACTGTTTGAAGTATATGTCAGATGATGATTGTTGGGAAGTCTTTCAGCAGCATGCATTCATGAATGTCAACAGTGGGAGACCACaaggttttgaattttttcgagaGAGTATTGTTATAAAATGTGGCGGATTGCCCTTGGCTGCAAGGACTCTCGGTGGTCTTTTAGGTTGTGAAGACATAGATGAGTGGAAAAAAATATTGAACAATAGATTATGGAGTCTATCAAATAAGAGTCACATTCACCAAGTGTTGAAATTGAGCTATCACTATCTTCCTTCATATTTGAAAAGGTGCTTTGCATATTGCTCAATACTCCCAAACGACTATGAATTTGGGGAGAAGCAATTGACACTTCTTTGGATGGCAGAGGGTTTACttcaacaacaagaagaacatgAAACATTAGAAGACTTGGGTGGTCACTATTTTGGACAGCTATTATCTAGGTCATTATTTCAAAAATCAAGCAGAAACAGTTCATTATATGTTATGCATCACCTTGTTGGTGATCTGGCTCGGTGGGCTGCGGGAGAAATTTGTCTCAGGTTGGAGGATAAAGATGGTAGATGTTCTCGAAAGACACGTCATTCGTCATACATTCCCGGTCAGTATGATGGGGTTAACAAATTTGAGGCATTCTCTGAAGCCAGACGTTTGCGTACTTTTCTACCATTGTCAGAAGACTTTTGTAACCATGTGACTTGTAAGGTTACTCTTGATTTACTGCCAAGATTGGAATACTTACGGGTACTCTCTTTGAATGGCTATCAAATAACTGAGTTGCCGAATTCAATTGGTAACTTGAAGCATCTACGGTACCTTGATGTTTCTCATACATTAATAATGAGATTGCCTGAATCAACAAGCACCCTTTGCAACTTACAGACATTAATATTAGAAAGTTGTTCTAGACTGAAGACACTGCCTACAAAGATGCGATATTTATCAAATCTACGCcatctcaacaatttaaatgtgcCTTCATTGGAAGGAATGCCCCCACAGCTAAGTCAACTGAGCAATCTGCAAACGTTGCCGAATTTCGTGGTGGGCAAAGGTAGTGACTCAAGGGTAAGAGAGATAGGGCCCCTGTCTCTTCTTCGAGGGACATTGTGCCTCTCAAGATTGGAAAATGTCAATGATGTTGAGGATGCAAGGAGGAGTGACTTAATTTGCAAGGAAGGGATTGATGCATTGCAGCTGGAATGGAATGATAAAGGAGAAAATGAATCGATCGTGCTTGACATGTTAAAACCTCATAAAAAGATGAAAGAGGTCATCATCAAGGGTTATGGAGGTTTGCAATTTTCAGCATGGATTGGAGATCCTTTATTCTCTTATGTGATGCATGTGAGGTTAGAGAATTGTAACAATTGTCGATTCTTGCCACCACTTGGACGATTGCCTTCTCTCCAAATACTTTGTATTAGAAATATGTCTGGGGTGGAAAAAGTTGGCCTAGAGTTTTGTGGAGAGGGTAGCTTGTCTTTTCCATTATTGGAGACCCTTGTGTTTGAGGATATGCAAAACTGGAATGAGTGGTTTCCTTGCCAAGGATATCAAGGACTTGAAGTTTTCCCTTCCTTGAAAATACTTTCAGTGAAAAGATGTCCCAAATTAAAGGGTGAGTTACCTCACAAGCTTGATTTGTTAACAAAGCTTGAGATTCATGAATGTAATGAACTGGTGGTTTCAATTGCCAACTACAAACAGCTCTGTGAATTAAACGTGCGCGATTGCAAAGGGGTGGTGTATAAAAGTGTGCACCACTTTGAGTTACTGAAGTCTATTTATCTTTCAGATTTTTCAGTGCTGAGATTTCAAACTGGAGGATTCATGACCGGATTAACAAAGGTGGAACAATTGATGATAGCCAATGGTGATGAACTTTCATCTGAATGGCAGAATGAAGGTAGATTGCTGCAACACCTGATATCTCTTCGAAGTTTGTTCATTGAAAGAAACTCCCACCTTCTTCAATTGCATTGCCTGACTTCACTTCAAATGCTTCACATATATAGATGCCCAAGTCTAGTTTCCATTCCAGAGTCATGTTTGCCAGCTTCTCTTAAAGATATAGAGATTGAAAGGTGCGGTTCTCTGACGTGCTTTGCAAGATACAAAATACCCCCGAGTCTAAGAACAATAGAGATTAAACATTGCCAGTGTTTGAAATATTTGGTAGAGGAGGAGCAGGTGGAGGGTTGCTCCTCTGCTTCATCTTCTCTTGAGTACTTGAGCATATCTAACTGTCCATCTCTTATCTCCTTATCATCCAGAGGTGGATTACCAAAGGCACTTAAACACCTTTACATAAGGGATTGTGAACAACTGGAGACAATATCTGAAGGCTTCTATGATGACACTTGCCTCGAAGAACTTCATATTGGGCGTTGTGCAAATCTGAAATTCTTACCGGAGGGCCTATGTCTTCTTGCTAATCTTCGTAGGTTAATTGTTTTTGTCTGTGGAAGTCTTGTTTCCTTCCCAAGAGGAGGGTTGCCAACAAGGCCCTCCAACCTGACATTCCTTGTTATCTCTGATTGTCAAAGATGGAAAGCCTTCCCCAAAGGCATGATCAACCTCAACTCTCTCCAGGAGCTGGTGATTGGAAGCTGTGAAGGTTTGGCGTCCATTCTAGAGGAGGGTTTTCCCCCCAACCTAACATCACTTATCCTTTTGAATCCCAGAAATTGTAAGCCACTCACAGACTGGGGCTTGCACTTGCACAGACTCACCTCTCTTACAGAGTTATGCATCCAAGGTGTTGATCAAGACTTGGTTTCCTTTCCACCAGAGGAAATGCTGCTTCCTACATCTCTCATTAAACTTACCATTGGATTCTTCCCGAATCTGAGACGAATATCCAGCCAGGGCCTTCAGGTCCTCACCTCTCTTGAATCTCTTAGAATTGATGATTGCCCAAAGCTTGCATCCATTCCAGAGGACCTGCCCTCTTCACTCACACAACTTTACATCTATGATGACTGTCCTCTGCTTAGAAAGAGATATCAACCAGATATACCACGATACTGGGCCAAAATAAGTCACATTCCGTACATAGAGATTGGAGACTACAAACCCTAA